A single window of Qipengyuania sediminis DNA harbors:
- a CDS encoding acyl-CoA ligase (AMP-forming), exosortase A system-associated, producing MRGAPDAPALVLKDRTLTYAETERGVAGLAGWLRARASEPGARVASWASKGWLTSLLPLAAPRAGLVHVPINPLLKHAQAAHILADSEASLLIATPARLATLGPGDVPLGCVTIEEGSEFAGPPLAPSSADPATLAAILYTSGSTGKPKGVMLSHANLWLGAVSVAHYLALAPDDVTLAVLPYAFDYGQNQLLSTWYAGGRVVPLDYLMPQDVVRAATRHQATTLAAVPPLWWQLVEAAWPESSVRSLRRITNSGGALTPELVRRLRARLGRAKLFAMYGLTEAFRSTYLDPALVDTHPASIGTAIPFAEVLVVRADGSIAEAEEEGELVHAGPLVAQGYWRDPQRSAERFRPAPAASRFGGIAVWSGDRVVRGTDGLLRFVGRRDAMIKSAGHRISPQEIEDAAIATGLVSQVAAFGAADERLGQAIVLVALGDGGADQALRAALTKALPGYMQPHRIEWRAHLSLSPNGKLDRAALAAELGA from the coding sequence TGGTTGCGCGCCAGGGCGTCCGAGCCGGGCGCGCGGGTCGCGAGCTGGGCTTCTAAGGGTTGGCTCACGAGCCTGCTGCCACTCGCCGCACCCCGCGCGGGGCTGGTGCATGTGCCGATCAATCCCTTGCTGAAGCACGCGCAGGCCGCGCACATCCTGGCCGACAGCGAGGCGAGCCTCCTGATCGCTACGCCCGCGCGGCTTGCGACGCTGGGACCCGGCGACGTGCCGCTTGGCTGCGTGACCATCGAGGAGGGCTCGGAATTCGCCGGGCCGCCACTCGCGCCGTCAAGCGCCGATCCCGCCACCCTTGCCGCAATCCTCTACACCTCGGGTTCGACGGGCAAGCCCAAGGGGGTGATGCTGAGCCACGCGAACCTCTGGCTGGGGGCGGTGAGCGTTGCCCACTACCTTGCTCTGGCACCTGACGATGTCACGCTGGCGGTGCTGCCTTATGCCTTCGATTACGGGCAAAACCAGCTGCTCAGCACCTGGTATGCGGGGGGGCGGGTGGTGCCGCTCGACTACCTTATGCCGCAAGACGTCGTGCGGGCCGCAACGCGGCACCAGGCGACCACCCTCGCCGCGGTGCCGCCGCTATGGTGGCAGCTGGTCGAGGCGGCTTGGCCGGAAAGCTCGGTGCGCTCGTTGCGCCGCATCACCAACAGTGGCGGCGCTTTGACGCCCGAACTCGTACGCCGCTTGCGCGCCCGCCTCGGGCGGGCGAAGCTGTTCGCCATGTATGGCCTTACCGAAGCCTTCCGCTCGACCTATCTCGACCCCGCGCTGGTGGACACGCACCCTGCCAGCATCGGCACTGCGATCCCCTTTGCCGAGGTGTTGGTCGTGCGCGCTGATGGCAGCATCGCCGAAGCTGAGGAGGAAGGCGAACTGGTTCATGCGGGGCCGCTGGTGGCTCAGGGCTACTGGCGCGATCCCCAGCGCTCTGCCGAGCGCTTCCGCCCCGCTCCCGCCGCCAGCCGCTTTGGCGGGATCGCGGTGTGGTCGGGCGACCGCGTGGTGCGCGGCACCGATGGATTGCTGCGCTTCGTCGGCAGGCGCGATGCCATGATCAAAAGCGCGGGCCACCGCATCAGCCCGCAAGAGATTGAGGACGCCGCGATCGCCACGGGCCTCGTCTCGCAAGTCGCGGCCTTCGGCGCGGCGGATGAGCGGTTGGGCCAGGCGATCGTACTGGTGGCCCTGGGCGATGGCGGCGCGGATCAAGCCTTGCGCGCTGCTCTGACGAAAGCGCTACCGGGTTACATGCAACCCCACCGCATCGAATGGCGGGCGCACTTGTCGCTTAGCCCCAACGGCAAGCTCGATCGCGCGGCACTCGCGGCGGAGCTCGGCGCGTGA
- a CDS encoding pirin family protein translates to MIDIRPFASLGHANHGWLDARHHFSFAGYHDPARMGWGAIRVWNDDTIAANSGFPPHPHSDMEIVTFVRTGAITHQDSLGNKGRTEAGDVQVMSAGTGITHAEFNVEDEATTLFQIWIIPDRRGEAPSWGQRAFPKAAREGGFEVLASGRGEAGGALPIRADADVAAATLAAGQSAVWRTAPERHQYLVAPKGRIRVNGIDAQPRDGIAVTGESEITVEALEDAELVLVDAR, encoded by the coding sequence ATGATCGATATCCGACCTTTCGCGAGCCTCGGGCACGCCAATCACGGCTGGCTGGACGCGCGGCATCATTTCAGCTTCGCCGGCTATCACGATCCTGCCCGCATGGGCTGGGGCGCGATCCGGGTATGGAACGACGATACCATCGCAGCGAACAGCGGCTTTCCGCCGCATCCGCACAGCGACATGGAGATCGTCACCTTCGTTCGCACCGGCGCGATCACGCATCAGGATTCGCTCGGCAATAAGGGCCGCACCGAGGCGGGTGACGTGCAGGTGATGAGTGCCGGCACCGGCATCACCCACGCCGAATTCAACGTCGAGGACGAGGCGACTACGCTGTTCCAAATCTGGATTATCCCCGACCGCCGCGGCGAAGCGCCCTCGTGGGGCCAGCGCGCCTTCCCCAAGGCCGCGCGCGAAGGAGGTTTCGAGGTGCTCGCGAGCGGGCGAGGCGAGGCTGGTGGAGCTTTGCCGATCCGCGCCGATGCCGATGTCGCCGCCGCGACGCTCGCCGCGGGGCAGAGCGCGGTGTGGCGCACCGCGCCTGAGCGTCACCAATATCTCGTCGCCCCCAAAGGCCGCATCCGGGTGAACGGGATCGATGCGCAACCCCGCGACGGGATAGCCGTCACCGGCGAAAGCGAGATCACCGTCGAGGCGCTCGAAGACGCCGAGCTGGTCTTGGTGGACGCCCGCTAG
- a CDS encoding pyridoxal-dependent decarboxylase, exosortase A system-associated, translated as MSPKPLGPVPPGFQITDGELAIAGHRASELARAGTPLFVYSSAMIEARVAALREALPARVGVHYAIKANPFPPLLRLMAQLCDGLDIASAGELDMALGAGADASAISFAGPGKSDAELEAAIGAGVTINLESAREADRALAIAARLGVPPKLAVRVNPAFDLRGSGMKMGGRASPFGIDEARAADVIRRVAAFGADYRGLHIYAGSQSLDSGAIVAAQAATLALAERLAQESGYPPPAVNLGGGFGIPYFAGDRPVDIAAVGSALGEAMAASPLTAAGTRYHLELGRWLVGEAGVYLTCILDRKESGGETFLVTDGGLHHQLAASGNFGTVVRRNYPVAIATRMDAPPQEVAHIVGCLCTPLDRLAERAPVPRAEIGDLVAVFCAGAYGASASPAGFLGHGPAAEVLV; from the coding sequence GTGAGTCCGAAGCCGCTCGGCCCCGTCCCCCCCGGGTTCCAGATAACCGACGGCGAACTCGCAATCGCTGGCCACCGCGCATCCGAACTGGCCAGGGCCGGCACCCCGCTGTTCGTTTACTCGAGCGCGATGATCGAAGCGCGCGTTGCGGCGCTGCGCGAGGCGCTCCCGGCAAGGGTTGGCGTCCATTACGCGATCAAGGCCAACCCCTTTCCGCCCTTGCTCCGCCTGATGGCGCAGCTTTGTGATGGGCTCGATATCGCATCGGCCGGAGAGCTGGACATGGCGCTCGGTGCTGGTGCCGACGCGTCGGCGATCAGCTTCGCGGGACCCGGCAAAAGCGATGCGGAGCTGGAGGCTGCCATCGGCGCCGGGGTCACGATCAATCTCGAAAGCGCGCGCGAAGCCGACCGCGCGCTTGCGATCGCCGCGCGCCTGGGCGTGCCGCCTAAACTCGCCGTCCGGGTGAACCCCGCCTTCGACCTGCGCGGATCGGGCATGAAGATGGGCGGGCGCGCCTCGCCCTTCGGGATCGACGAGGCGCGCGCCGCCGATGTCATCCGAAGGGTCGCGGCATTCGGCGCGGACTATCGTGGTCTGCACATCTATGCAGGCTCGCAATCGCTCGACAGCGGAGCGATCGTCGCGGCGCAGGCTGCGACCCTCGCGCTTGCGGAGCGGCTGGCCCAGGAAAGCGGGTATCCGCCCCCCGCGGTCAATCTCGGCGGGGGCTTCGGCATCCCCTATTTCGCCGGCGACCGCCCGGTCGATATTGCGGCGGTCGGGTCTGCGCTCGGCGAGGCAATGGCCGCTTCGCCGCTGACCGCCGCAGGCACGCGCTACCATCTCGAACTCGGGCGCTGGCTGGTGGGCGAGGCGGGGGTTTACCTAACCTGTATTCTCGACCGTAAGGAGAGCGGAGGCGAGACTTTTTTAGTCACCGACGGCGGGCTTCACCATCAGCTTGCCGCCAGCGGCAATTTCGGCACGGTCGTAAGACGCAACTATCCTGTCGCGATCGCCACCAGGATGGACGCGCCGCCGCAGGAGGTCGCGCATATCGTCGGCTGCCTTTGCACCCCGCTCGATCGCCTTGCCGAGCGTGCCCCGGTGCCCCGCGCCGAGATAGGCGATCTGGTCGCCGTGTTCTGCGCGGGCGCCTATGGCGCGAGTGCCAGCCCGGCGGGCTTTCTCGGCCACGGGCCCGCGGCGGAAGTGCTTGTATGA